A window of the Gossypium arboreum isolate Shixiya-1 chromosome 2, ASM2569848v2, whole genome shotgun sequence genome harbors these coding sequences:
- the LOC108466730 gene encoding ABC transporter G family member 22-like isoform X1 has translation MEGKQYSECQIQNFEDSKVAVTEKDPIMRIKQPGDEIQEGMHGCEEKTTSDTKSWSTGFLMNMESTVAEIDCVSIGVSSNDIDLSVLHPDGSSLPIMASLSEADDEESESHTWKKLGFEPTLPICLKFEDVTYKVTVKGEKTPDANKYILHGITGLVHPGEVLALMGPSGGGKTTLLNLLSGRIKLDSGTITYNNQPYSKSLKWRIGFVLQDDVAFPHLTVKETLTYAALLRLPNTLTMQQKKERATCVISELGLERCQNTVVGGTFLRGISGGERKRVCIANEILLNPSLLLLDEPTSGLDSTTALQIVKMLRNIARSGKTVVTTIHQPSSRLFSKFDKLILLGKGSSLYFGKASDAMLYFSSMGCSPLIAMNPAEFLIDLANGNIKDKSVPSDLEDKFFPRNNSLDMKHGELSQVDVHEYLVEAYAVKEAKLGKTKLIKPLLIDAEPRMKARSSTMEWGATWWDQFSILFRRGLKERRHEYFSCIRITQVFSTAIVMGLLWWRSDASSPKGLQDQAGLLFFISVFWAFFPMFTAIFTFPQERVMLAKERSVGMYRLSAYLLARMISDLPLDLILPLVFLVIVYLMAGLKSTFTAFSLTMLTVFLSVVAAQGLGLTIGAAFMDVKKASTLASVIIMTSMLSGGFFIQKVPVFMSWVRYISFTYHTYRLLLKIHYGCSTSLDAESGSSCKSPFKGLRLDWDGMEVGTMVAMTVGYQILAYAFLRRMKLMTIN, from the exons ATGGAAGGAAAGCAGTACTCTGAGTGTCAAATTCAGAATTTCGAGGATTCAAAGGTGGCAGTGACTGAGAAGGATCCGATCATGAGGATTAAGCAGCCAGGAGATGAAATACAGGAAGGGATGCATGGCTGTGAGGAGAAAACAACAAGCGACACCAAGTCATGGAGCACCGGATTCTTGATGAATATGGAGAGCACGGTTGCTGAGATAGATTGTGTTAGTATAGGAGTTTCCAGCAATGATATAGACTTATCTGTCTTACATCCTGATGGCTCATCTCTACCAATTATGG CGAGTCTGTCTGAGGCAGATGATGAAGAATCAGAATCGCACACTTGGAAGAAATTAGGATTCGAGCCTACATTACCAATATGTCTAAAG TTTGAAGATGTCACATACAAAGTAACAGTTAAAGGTGAGAAAACCCCCGATGCGAACAAGTACATACTTCATGGAATAACTGGATTGGTACATCCAGGAGAGGTTCTTGCTCTGATGGGACCATCAGGAGGTGGAAAGACAACTCTTCTTAATCTACTCAGTGGAAGAATAAAGTTGGATAGTGGTACCATTACTTACAATAATCAACCGTATTCCAAGTCACTCAAATGGAG GATTGGCTTTGTGCTCCAAGATGATGTTGCCTTCCCTCATCTTACAGTCAAGGAAACTCTAACATATGCGGCTCTGCTCCGTCTCCCAAATACCTTAACCATGCAGCAGAAGAAGGAAAGGGCTACTTGTGTCATTAGCGAGCTAGGCCTTGAAAG GTGCCAAAATACAGTGGTTGGTGGCACATTTTTGAGGGGAATTTCTGGTGGTGAAAGGAAAAGGGTCTGCATTGCCAATGAAATTCTTCTTAATCCATCACTTCTATTATTAGATGAACCAACTTCAGGTTTGGATTCAACAACTGCCCTTCAAATTGTTAAGATGTTACGAAACATTGCACGG TCTGGAAAGACAGTGGTGACTACAATACATCAGCCATCTAGTAGACTATTTAGTAAGTTTGACAAGCTGATTCTCTTGGGTAAAGGCAGTTCCTTGTACTTTGGCAAGGCTTCGGACGCCATGCTATATTTCTCTTCAATGGGCTGTTCTCCATTGATAGCCATGAATCCAGCAGAATTTCTTATTGATTTGGCAAATGGGAACATAAAAGACAAATCAGTTCCATCAGATTTGGAAGACAAGTTTTTCCCTAGAAACAACAGCCTTGACATGAAACATGGAGAGCTTTCCCAAGTTGATGTCCATGAG TATCTGGTGGAAGCCTATGCAGTGAAGGAAGCCAAGTTGGGGAAGACAAAGCTCATAAAACCCCTACTGATAGATGCTGAACCTAGGATGAAGGCAAGGTCGAGTACAATGGAATGGGGAGCAACGTGGTGGGATCAGTTCTCAATTCTTTTTCGAAGGGGGCTTAAGGAGAGACGCCATGAATACTTTAGCTGCATACGTATAACGCAAGTTTTTTCAACTGCTATAGTCATGGGTTTACTGTGGTGGCGTTCTGATGCCTCCTCTCCTAAAGGACTTCAGGATCAG GCAGGGCTGTTATTCTTCATTTCGGTGTTTTGGGCATTCTTTCCAATGTTTACTGCCATTTTCACATTCCCTCAAGAGAGAGTGATGCTAGCTAAGGAAAGATCTGTAGGCATGTATAGGCTCAGTGCCTATTTGTTAGCCAGAATGATCAGTGATCTTCCTTTGGATCTCATCTTGCCTTTAGTGTTCCTTGTGATTGTCTATCTCATGGCAGGCTTGAAGTCAACATTTACAGCATTTTCTCTAACAATGCTTACAGTTTTCTTAAGTGTTGTTGCTGCCCAG GGCCTTGGCCTTACTATAGGAGCGGCATTCATGGATGTAAAAAAAGCCTCAACTCTGGCTTCTGTTATCATCATGACTTCCATGTTATCTGGTGGATTCTTTATCCAG AAAGTTCCAGTTTTTATGTCATGGGTACGATACATCTCATTTACATATCATACATATAGGCTGTTACTGAAGATTCACTATGGTTGCTCAACCAGTTTGGATGCTGAATCAGGTTCATCATGTAAGTCCCCTTTCAAAGGATTGAGACTCGATTGGGATGGCATGGAAGTTGGTACTATGGTAGCCATGACCGTCGGATATCAGATACTAGCCTATGCTTTCTTAAGGAGAATGAAGTTAATGACAATAAATTAG
- the LOC108466730 gene encoding ABC transporter G family member 22-like isoform X2: MEGKQYSECQIQNFEDSKVAVTEKDPIMRIKQPGDEIQEGMHGCEEKTTSDTKSWSTGFLMNMESTVAEIDCVSIGVSSNDIDLSVLHPDGSSLPIMASLSEADDEESESHTWKKLGFEPTLPICLKFEDVTYKVTVKGEKTPDANKYILHGITGLVHPGEVLALMGPSGGGKTTLLNLLSGRIKLDSGTITYNNQPYSKSLKWRIGFVLQDDVAFPHLTVKETLTYAALLRLPNTLTMQQKKERATCVISELGLERCQNTVVGGTFLRGISGGERKRVCIANEILLNPSLLLLDEPTSGLDSTTALQIVKMLRNIARSGKTVVTTIHQPSSRLFSKFDKLILLGKGSSLYFGKASDAMLYFSSMGCSPLIAMNPAEFLIDLANGNIKDKSVPSDLEDKFFPRNNSLDMKHGELSQVDVHEYLVEAYAVKEAKLGKTKLIKPLLIDAEPRMKARSSTMEWGATWWDQFSILFRRGLKERRHEYFSCIRITQVFSTAIVMGLLWWRSDASSPKGLQDQAGLLFFISVFWAFFPMFTAIFTFPQERVMLAKERSVGMYRLSAYLLARMISDLPLDLILPLVFLVIVYLMAGLKSTFTAFSLTMLTVFLSVVAAQGLGLTIGAAFMDVKKASTLASVIIMTSMLSGGFFIQKVPVFMSWVHHVSPLSKD; encoded by the exons ATGGAAGGAAAGCAGTACTCTGAGTGTCAAATTCAGAATTTCGAGGATTCAAAGGTGGCAGTGACTGAGAAGGATCCGATCATGAGGATTAAGCAGCCAGGAGATGAAATACAGGAAGGGATGCATGGCTGTGAGGAGAAAACAACAAGCGACACCAAGTCATGGAGCACCGGATTCTTGATGAATATGGAGAGCACGGTTGCTGAGATAGATTGTGTTAGTATAGGAGTTTCCAGCAATGATATAGACTTATCTGTCTTACATCCTGATGGCTCATCTCTACCAATTATGG CGAGTCTGTCTGAGGCAGATGATGAAGAATCAGAATCGCACACTTGGAAGAAATTAGGATTCGAGCCTACATTACCAATATGTCTAAAG TTTGAAGATGTCACATACAAAGTAACAGTTAAAGGTGAGAAAACCCCCGATGCGAACAAGTACATACTTCATGGAATAACTGGATTGGTACATCCAGGAGAGGTTCTTGCTCTGATGGGACCATCAGGAGGTGGAAAGACAACTCTTCTTAATCTACTCAGTGGAAGAATAAAGTTGGATAGTGGTACCATTACTTACAATAATCAACCGTATTCCAAGTCACTCAAATGGAG GATTGGCTTTGTGCTCCAAGATGATGTTGCCTTCCCTCATCTTACAGTCAAGGAAACTCTAACATATGCGGCTCTGCTCCGTCTCCCAAATACCTTAACCATGCAGCAGAAGAAGGAAAGGGCTACTTGTGTCATTAGCGAGCTAGGCCTTGAAAG GTGCCAAAATACAGTGGTTGGTGGCACATTTTTGAGGGGAATTTCTGGTGGTGAAAGGAAAAGGGTCTGCATTGCCAATGAAATTCTTCTTAATCCATCACTTCTATTATTAGATGAACCAACTTCAGGTTTGGATTCAACAACTGCCCTTCAAATTGTTAAGATGTTACGAAACATTGCACGG TCTGGAAAGACAGTGGTGACTACAATACATCAGCCATCTAGTAGACTATTTAGTAAGTTTGACAAGCTGATTCTCTTGGGTAAAGGCAGTTCCTTGTACTTTGGCAAGGCTTCGGACGCCATGCTATATTTCTCTTCAATGGGCTGTTCTCCATTGATAGCCATGAATCCAGCAGAATTTCTTATTGATTTGGCAAATGGGAACATAAAAGACAAATCAGTTCCATCAGATTTGGAAGACAAGTTTTTCCCTAGAAACAACAGCCTTGACATGAAACATGGAGAGCTTTCCCAAGTTGATGTCCATGAG TATCTGGTGGAAGCCTATGCAGTGAAGGAAGCCAAGTTGGGGAAGACAAAGCTCATAAAACCCCTACTGATAGATGCTGAACCTAGGATGAAGGCAAGGTCGAGTACAATGGAATGGGGAGCAACGTGGTGGGATCAGTTCTCAATTCTTTTTCGAAGGGGGCTTAAGGAGAGACGCCATGAATACTTTAGCTGCATACGTATAACGCAAGTTTTTTCAACTGCTATAGTCATGGGTTTACTGTGGTGGCGTTCTGATGCCTCCTCTCCTAAAGGACTTCAGGATCAG GCAGGGCTGTTATTCTTCATTTCGGTGTTTTGGGCATTCTTTCCAATGTTTACTGCCATTTTCACATTCCCTCAAGAGAGAGTGATGCTAGCTAAGGAAAGATCTGTAGGCATGTATAGGCTCAGTGCCTATTTGTTAGCCAGAATGATCAGTGATCTTCCTTTGGATCTCATCTTGCCTTTAGTGTTCCTTGTGATTGTCTATCTCATGGCAGGCTTGAAGTCAACATTTACAGCATTTTCTCTAACAATGCTTACAGTTTTCTTAAGTGTTGTTGCTGCCCAG GGCCTTGGCCTTACTATAGGAGCGGCATTCATGGATGTAAAAAAAGCCTCAACTCTGGCTTCTGTTATCATCATGACTTCCATGTTATCTGGTGGATTCTTTATCCAG AAAGTTCCAGTTTTTATGTCATGG GTTCATCATGTAAGTCCCCTTTCAAAGGATTGA